Proteins from a genomic interval of Nocardia sp. BMG51109:
- a CDS encoding acetoin utilization protein AcuC encodes MARDAAVVWTDRFLDYSWTPEHPMKPARLRFTMALARALGLLEGVETLAPDPAGEADLLRIHTPAYLEAVRHAEPPAPGAAPPVAPPFGLGSTDNPVFPRMHEAASVVVGGTLAAAGEIAAGRTLRAVSIGGGMHHAMPAAAAGFCVYNDVAVAISWLLDHGFDRIAYVDVDVHHGDGVQRAFYADPRVLTVSIHQHPATLWPNTGWPEETGSGAAEGTALNLAMLPGTRDSQWLRGFHAVVPGALAAFRPQVLISQCGVDTHREDPLADLDLTVDGQRAAFAAVRDLADRYAEGRWLAVGGGGYGLVRVVPRAWTHLLSTVLDRDIDPATEIPADWSEQVRAYAPAVRPPSTMGDGGDTAFAPWDGPGGTRETGDERVDRAQRAVDTSVLATRRASFGLLGLDPEDPRD; translated from the coding sequence ATGGCACGCGACGCCGCCGTGGTGTGGACCGACCGTTTCCTGGACTACAGCTGGACCCCGGAGCACCCGATGAAGCCGGCCCGGCTGCGCTTCACCATGGCACTGGCCCGCGCCCTGGGGCTGCTGGAGGGGGTCGAGACGCTGGCACCGGACCCGGCCGGCGAGGCCGACCTGCTGCGCATCCACACCCCCGCCTATCTCGAGGCGGTCCGGCACGCCGAACCGCCGGCGCCGGGTGCGGCCCCGCCCGTGGCGCCGCCGTTCGGCCTGGGATCGACCGACAACCCGGTGTTTCCGCGTATGCACGAGGCGGCGTCGGTGGTCGTCGGCGGCACCCTGGCCGCGGCCGGTGAGATCGCCGCCGGCCGCACCCTGCGGGCGGTGAGCATCGGCGGTGGCATGCATCACGCGATGCCCGCCGCGGCGGCCGGGTTCTGCGTGTACAACGATGTGGCCGTGGCCATCTCGTGGCTGCTCGACCACGGGTTCGACCGCATCGCCTACGTCGACGTCGACGTCCATCACGGCGACGGGGTGCAGCGCGCCTTCTACGCCGACCCGCGCGTGCTGACCGTCTCGATCCACCAGCATCCGGCCACGCTGTGGCCGAACACCGGCTGGCCGGAGGAGACCGGTTCCGGCGCGGCCGAGGGCACCGCGCTCAACCTGGCGATGCTGCCGGGCACCCGGGACTCCCAGTGGCTGCGCGGTTTTCACGCCGTGGTCCCGGGCGCACTGGCCGCCTTCCGGCCGCAGGTGCTGATCAGCCAGTGCGGCGTCGACACCCACCGTGAGGACCCGCTGGCCGACCTGGACCTGACCGTCGACGGTCAGCGCGCCGCGTTCGCGGCTGTGCGTGATCTCGCCGACCGGTACGCCGAGGGCCGCTGGCTGGCCGTCGGCGGGGGCGGCTACGGACTGGTGCGGGTGGTGCCGCGGGCCTGGACACATCTGCTGTCGACCGTCCTGGACCGCGACATCGATCCGGCCACGGAGATACCGGCCGACTGGTCGGAGCAGGTACGGGCGTACGCGCCCGCGGTGCGGCCGCCGTCGACGATGGGCGACGGGGGCGACACCGCGTTCGCCCCCTGGGACGGTCCGGGCGGCACCCGCGAGACCGGGGACGAGCGTGTCGATCGGGCGCAGCGCGCGGTCGACACGTCCGTGCTGGCCACGCGCCGAGCGAGTTTCGGGTTGCTGGGACTGGATCCGGAGGACCCACGTGACTGA
- a CDS encoding metal-dependent transcriptional regulator, translating to MKDLVDTTEMYLRTIYDLEEEGVTPLRARIAERLEQSGPTVSQTVARMERDGLLAVAGDRHLELTEKGRAMAVAVMRKHRLAERLLVDVIGLDWQNVHAEACRWEHVMSEDVERRLVEVLNNPTTSPYGNPIPGLDELGVIPLTSDDEKLVRLSELPAGQVSAVVVRRLSEHIQTDPDVIGQLREAGVVPDARVTVETRPGLVMISVPGHEAFELSDEMAHAVQVKLV from the coding sequence GTGAAGGATCTGGTCGACACTACGGAGATGTATCTCCGTACCATCTACGACCTCGAGGAGGAAGGCGTCACGCCCCTGCGCGCCCGGATCGCCGAACGTCTCGAGCAGAGCGGCCCGACGGTGAGCCAGACGGTCGCCCGGATGGAGCGCGACGGGCTGCTGGCAGTCGCCGGCGACCGCCACCTCGAGCTGACCGAGAAGGGCCGTGCCATGGCCGTCGCGGTGATGCGCAAGCACCGCCTGGCCGAGCGGCTGCTGGTCGACGTGATCGGGCTGGACTGGCAGAACGTGCACGCCGAGGCCTGCCGCTGGGAACACGTGATGAGCGAGGACGTGGAACGCCGCCTGGTCGAGGTGCTCAACAACCCCACCACCTCCCCCTACGGCAACCCGATCCCTGGCCTGGACGAACTGGGCGTGATACCGCTGACGTCCGACGACGAGAAGCTGGTCCGGCTGTCGGAGCTGCCGGCCGGCCAGGTGTCGGCCGTGGTGGTCCGGCGGCTGTCGGAACATATCCAGACCGATCCCGACGTCATCGGCCAGCTCCGCGAGGCGGGCGTGGTGCCCGACGCGCGCGTGACGGTGGAGACGAGGCCGGGCCTGGTGATGATCTCGGTGCCCGGTCACGAGGCCTTCGAACTGTCCGACGAGATGGCCCACGCCGTCCAGGTGAAGCTGGTCTGA
- the galE gene encoding UDP-glucose 4-epimerase GalE: MKLLVTGGAGYVGGVCAQVLLEDGHDVVVVDDLSTGNADGVPSGGKFVDGDIATVGVELIEAENFDGVLHFAAQSLVGESVQQPEKYWHGNVVKTLALLEAIRRAGTPRLVFSSTAAVYGQPEQVPITEDAPTGPTNPYGASKLAIDHAITSYAVAHGLAATSLRYFNVAGAYGGFGENRVVETHLIPLILQTALGHRESISVFGTDYPTPDGTAVRDYIHILDLAQAHLLALADSRPGEHRIVNLGSGTGFSVREVISACERVTQRPIPSVDAPRRAGDPAVLIASSERAVAELGWRPRHNDLDEIVSDAWQFLQSLGDRAHSAR; the protein is encoded by the coding sequence ATGAAACTTCTGGTGACGGGTGGCGCCGGCTACGTCGGCGGGGTGTGCGCGCAGGTGCTGCTCGAGGACGGCCACGACGTGGTCGTGGTCGACGATCTGTCCACCGGCAATGCCGACGGGGTCCCCAGCGGCGGGAAGTTCGTCGACGGCGATATCGCCACCGTCGGGGTCGAGCTGATCGAGGCCGAGAACTTCGACGGCGTCCTGCATTTCGCCGCGCAGTCGCTGGTCGGCGAGTCGGTGCAGCAACCGGAGAAGTACTGGCACGGCAATGTCGTGAAGACGCTGGCCCTGTTGGAGGCCATCCGCCGCGCCGGAACTCCGCGGCTGGTGTTCTCCTCGACGGCGGCGGTATACGGCCAGCCGGAACAGGTCCCGATCACCGAGGATGCCCCCACCGGGCCGACCAACCCGTACGGCGCGTCGAAGCTGGCCATCGACCACGCCATCACCTCCTATGCGGTGGCGCACGGCCTGGCCGCGACCAGCCTGCGCTATTTCAACGTCGCCGGCGCCTACGGCGGATTCGGCGAGAACCGTGTGGTGGAAACGCATCTCATCCCCCTGATACTGCAGACCGCTCTCGGGCACCGGGAGTCGATCTCGGTCTTCGGCACCGATTACCCGACGCCCGACGGCACCGCGGTCCGCGACTACATCCACATCCTCGACCTGGCGCAGGCGCACCTGCTGGCGCTGGCCGATTCGCGGCCGGGCGAGCACCGCATCGTCAATCTGGGCAGCGGCACCGGTTTCTCGGTGCGCGAGGTGATCTCGGCGTGCGAACGGGTCACCCAGCGCCCGATTCCGTCGGTGGACGCGCCGCGCCGGGCGGGCGATCCGGCCGTGCTCATCGCCTCCAGCGAGCGCGCCGTCGCCGAACTCGGCTGGAGGCCGCGGCACAACGATCTGGACGAGATCGTCTCCGACGCCTGGCAGTTCCTGCAATCGCTCGGCGATCGGGCACACAGCGCGCGGTAG
- a CDS encoding DUF4192 domain-containing protein gives MTIPAEPAPAADDPRHGDQRREAPWPGGDDPGPRAHSRPAGPEHEPADGRAAPDCPASDEPPWIGQGLRIDAPAEFIAAVPALLGFVPHRSLVACLLREVPDRPGSVFLGALARHDLDAHGCGVWVRSAGHLAALCAHEDAVGVLVLIVDDRAGAPRAGRPGARAARHRDLVGVLGGALRAEGVELADAWAVREIAAEAPWWDLLEPGSVGRQRDPSASPIALAQVLDGRPIRASRAEMTVLLEVDPDSREAVAAVLDEVCAAARERYRQAVCRCDPTSYSRAALDLVLRRVAEVGSDDGIEPVDLAEVAVALRDSTVRDAMFALALGDRAAPAEVLWSLLCRSLTGSDRAEAATLLGYSAYVNGDGPFAGVALEAALEADPRHGIAELLDTALRTGMPPSEVRKLGLSGRTRAAGLGVEIAIGPAR, from the coding sequence ATGACGATTCCCGCAGAACCCGCACCTGCCGCCGACGATCCTCGGCACGGAGATCAGCGACGAGAGGCCCCGTGGCCGGGCGGCGACGACCCGGGGCCGCGTGCGCACAGTCGGCCCGCCGGTCCCGAACACGAGCCCGCGGACGGCCGTGCCGCTCCGGACTGCCCTGCCTCGGACGAGCCGCCCTGGATCGGCCAGGGACTGCGTATCGATGCGCCCGCCGAGTTCATCGCGGCGGTGCCCGCGCTGCTGGGATTCGTGCCGCATCGCTCGCTGGTCGCCTGCCTGCTGCGAGAGGTGCCCGACCGCCCCGGTTCGGTATTTCTCGGCGCGCTGGCGCGACACGACCTGGACGCGCACGGATGCGGAGTCTGGGTGCGCTCGGCCGGGCATCTGGCCGCGCTCTGCGCACACGAGGACGCGGTCGGTGTTCTCGTGCTGATCGTGGACGATCGAGCCGGCGCACCGCGTGCCGGGCGGCCCGGTGCGCGGGCGGCCCGGCACCGCGACCTCGTCGGCGTTCTCGGCGGTGCCCTGCGTGCCGAGGGCGTGGAACTCGCCGATGCCTGGGCGGTGCGCGAGATCGCCGCCGAGGCGCCGTGGTGGGATCTGCTCGAGCCCGGCTCCGTCGGTCGGCAGCGCGATCCGTCGGCCTCGCCGATCGCCCTGGCGCAGGTGCTCGACGGCCGTCCGATCCGGGCCAGCCGGGCCGAGATGACCGTGCTGCTCGAGGTCGACCCGGATTCCCGCGAGGCCGTGGCGGCGGTGCTGGACGAGGTCTGTGCGGCCGCGCGGGAGCGTTACCGGCAGGCGGTGTGCCGCTGCGATCCGACCTCCTACAGCCGTGCGGCCCTGGACCTGGTGCTGCGGCGAGTCGCGGAGGTCGGCTCCGACGACGGTATCGAGCCGGTCGATCTCGCGGAAGTCGCCGTCGCGCTGCGCGATTCGACGGTGCGCGACGCGATGTTCGCGCTCGCCCTGGGCGACCGCGCCGCCCCGGCCGAGGTGCTGTGGTCGTTGCTGTGCCGATCGCTGACCGGATCCGACCGTGCCGAGGCCGCCACCCTGCTCGGCTACAGCGCCTATGTCAATGGCGACGGCCCGTTCGCCGGCGTGGCTCTCGAGGCCGCTCTGGAGGCCGACCCGCGGCACGGCATCGCCGAACTGCTGGACACCGCGCTGCGCACCGGAATGCCACCGAGCGAGGTGCGCAAACTGGGGCTGAGCGGGCGCACCCGGGCGGCCGGGCTGGGCGTGGAGATCGCGATCGGTCCGGCGCGGTGA
- a CDS encoding aldo/keto reductase produces the protein MAKLGTTALDVFPLCLGGNVFGWTADRPESFAVLDAYAAAGGNFIDTADVYSAWVPGNGGGESETILGEWMAARGNRESVVIATKGSQLAPFDGLSAKAIRGAAEASLRRLGTDHIDLYYAHRDHGRTPVAETVAAYDELVRAGKVRYVAVSNMPADRIRESLALSEREGLARYAAVQPLYNLMERTGFERDVLPLAEAEGLATVPYYALAKGFLTGKYRPGVEVDSARAPGAAAYLDERGVRVLAALDRVAAAHGVPVAAVALAWLAARPTVAAPIASARTPEQLADLLPVGELRLSDEDVSALTAASD, from the coding sequence ATGGCGAAACTTGGTACCACGGCCCTGGACGTGTTTCCCCTGTGCCTCGGCGGCAACGTCTTCGGCTGGACCGCGGACCGGCCGGAATCCTTCGCGGTGCTGGACGCCTACGCCGCGGCCGGTGGGAACTTCATCGACACCGCCGACGTGTATTCCGCGTGGGTGCCGGGCAACGGCGGCGGCGAGTCGGAGACCATCCTCGGCGAGTGGATGGCCGCGCGCGGCAACCGCGAGAGCGTCGTGATCGCGACGAAGGGCAGCCAGCTCGCCCCCTTCGACGGCCTGTCCGCCAAGGCGATTCGCGGCGCGGCCGAGGCGTCGCTGCGGCGGCTGGGCACCGACCACATCGATCTCTACTACGCGCATCGCGACCACGGGCGAACACCGGTGGCCGAGACCGTCGCCGCCTACGACGAGCTGGTGCGCGCGGGCAAGGTGCGGTACGTGGCCGTCTCGAACATGCCCGCCGACCGGATCCGCGAATCGCTGGCGCTGTCCGAACGGGAGGGCCTGGCCCGGTACGCGGCCGTTCAGCCGCTCTACAACCTGATGGAACGCACCGGTTTCGAGCGTGACGTCCTGCCGCTGGCGGAGGCGGAGGGGCTGGCGACCGTGCCCTATTACGCGCTGGCCAAGGGTTTCCTGACCGGCAAGTACCGGCCGGGTGTCGAGGTGGACAGCGCGCGGGCGCCGGGCGCGGCCGCCTACCTCGACGAGCGGGGGGTGCGGGTGCTGGCCGCATTGGACCGCGTCGCCGCCGCACACGGCGTTCCGGTCGCCGCGGTGGCCCTGGCCTGGCTCGCCGCGCGGCCCACCGTCGCCGCCCCGATCGCCAGCGCCCGGACCCCGGAACAACTCGCCGACCTGCTGCCGGTGGGGGAACTGCGGCTGTCGGACGAGGACGTGTCGGCGCTGACGGCCGCCTCGGACTGA
- a CDS encoding DUF5642 family protein — MIVPDSPGPRPHSDRRAAVRALGALLVAGLLAGCGSTVAGHPTAARQTAITRRIGVPLADLLPGPDRFPARYAAVVLSPEQARRAAADLAGVPPGAQADPAECVPPQRGFDTDRTAVVVGTDDGARATLTVELSRAEEPLARLREQLRGCELVRVQHGPVANAVVTQLDPPPSVDADDALALHRTVSGPVSGPGLTQSMHTELAQIGDVRINATYLSFDGRAPDGAALAGVFGAAVDNVRKS, encoded by the coding sequence GTGATCGTGCCGGACTCGCCGGGCCCGCGGCCGCATTCCGACCGTCGTGCGGCCGTGCGCGCGCTCGGTGCGCTGCTGGTGGCGGGGCTGCTGGCGGGGTGCGGATCGACCGTGGCGGGGCATCCGACGGCGGCGCGGCAGACCGCGATCACCCGCCGGATCGGTGTGCCGCTGGCGGATCTGCTGCCCGGTCCGGATCGGTTTCCGGCGCGGTACGCGGCCGTGGTGCTGTCGCCCGAGCAGGCCCGCCGGGCCGCGGCCGACCTGGCGGGCGTGCCACCCGGTGCGCAGGCCGATCCCGCGGAATGCGTTCCGCCGCAACGGGGTTTCGACACCGACCGGACGGCCGTCGTGGTGGGCACCGACGACGGCGCCCGTGCCACCCTCACCGTCGAGCTGAGCCGCGCCGAGGAGCCGCTGGCCCGGCTGCGGGAGCAGCTGCGCGGCTGCGAACTGGTCCGGGTGCAGCACGGCCCGGTGGCCAATGCGGTTGTCACCCAGCTGGATCCGCCGCCGTCGGTGGATGCCGACGACGCGCTGGCGCTGCACCGCACGGTATCCGGTCCGGTGAGCGGCCCGGGGCTCACCCAGTCGATGCACACCGAGCTGGCACAGATCGGCGACGTGCGGATCAACGCGACCTACCTGAGCTTCGACGGCCGCGCCCCCGACGGTGCCGCGCTGGCGGGCGTGTTCGGCGCCGCGGTCGACAATGTGCGGAAGAGCTGA
- a CDS encoding PAC2 family protein, with protein MDYESRMYELEFPAPQLSSADGAGPVLVHGLEGFTDAGHAVRLATTHLRESLESELVASFDVDELVDYRSRRPLMTFKTDHFSEYSDPELNLWALRDTAGTPFLLLAGIEPDLRWEKFVTATRLLAEQLGVRRTIGLSAIPMAIPHTRPLGVTAHASDRDLIGEHQRWPGELQVPGSASSLLEYRMAQHGHESLGFSVHVPHYLAQTSYPEAAQTLLENVAENADLELPLAALVESAARVREQVNDHIAGNTEVETVVNALERQYDSFVTAQERQSSLLARDADLPTGDELGAEFERFLAEQSGFGDADGPEGGDLK; from the coding sequence ATGGACTACGAGTCGCGAATGTACGAGCTGGAGTTCCCCGCTCCACAGCTGTCGTCCGCCGACGGCGCTGGTCCGGTGCTGGTGCACGGGTTGGAAGGCTTCACCGACGCCGGCCACGCGGTGCGCCTGGCCACCACGCATCTGCGCGAGAGCCTCGAATCGGAGCTGGTCGCCTCGTTCGACGTGGACGAGTTGGTCGACTACCGGTCGCGGCGCCCGCTGATGACGTTCAAGACCGACCATTTCTCCGAGTACAGCGATCCGGAACTGAACCTGTGGGCCCTGCGCGACACCGCGGGCACCCCGTTCCTGCTGCTGGCCGGGATCGAACCGGACCTCCGATGGGAGAAGTTCGTGACGGCCACCCGTTTACTGGCCGAACAGCTGGGCGTGCGGCGCACCATCGGGCTGTCCGCGATCCCGATGGCGATCCCGCACACCCGCCCGCTCGGGGTCACCGCGCACGCCAGCGACCGGGACCTGATCGGCGAGCACCAGCGCTGGCCGGGCGAGTTGCAGGTGCCGGGCAGCGCGTCGTCGCTGCTGGAGTACCGAATGGCGCAGCACGGCCACGAATCGCTCGGATTCTCGGTGCACGTGCCGCACTACCTGGCCCAGACCTCCTATCCGGAGGCGGCGCAGACCCTACTGGAGAACGTCGCGGAGAACGCCGACCTGGAGCTGCCGCTGGCCGCGCTGGTCGAATCCGCGGCCCGGGTCCGCGAACAGGTCAACGACCATATCGCCGGAAACACCGAGGTGGAGACGGTGGTGAACGCCCTGGAGCGGCAGTACGACAGCTTCGTCACCGCGCAGGAGCGGCAGTCCAGCCTGCTCGCCCGCGACGCCGACCTGCCGACCGGCGACGAGCTGGGCGCCGAGTTCGAGCGCTTTCTCGCCGAGCAGTCCGGCTTCGGCGACGCCGACGGGCCCGAGGGTGGCGACCTGAAGTAG
- a CDS encoding RNA helicase has product MQLSDLIPDRVVPDVDADWLYETFAEWTVDQGLTLYPAQEEALLELMTGANVILATPTGSGKSMVALGAHFAALQRGQRSYYTAPIKALVSEKFFALCEVFGADRVGMVTGDAAVNPTAPIICATAEILANLALREGAAADVGQVVMDEFHFYADPDRGWAWQVPLLELPKAQFLLMSATLGEVDFFARDLERRTGRATAIVAGSERPVPLTFSYRRTPITETLEELVTTHQSPVYVVHFTQAAALERAQALTSVNFASKDEKSAIADAIGAFRFSSGFGKTLSRLIRHGIGVHHAGMLPKYRRLVERLAQEGLLKVVCGTDTLGVGINVPIRTVLLTGLTKYDGVRTRRLKAREFHQIAGRAGRAGYDTTGTVVVQAPEHEIENARMLAKAGDDPKKQRRVQRRKPPEGFVSWSEDTFDRLISAAPEPMVSRFRVTNALLLNIIARPGNCFDATRHLLEDNHEPRPAQRKHILKAIRLYRALRDAGVVQQLDEPDEFGRRARLTINLQRDFALDQPLSPFALAALELLDTEAPTYTLDVVSIIESTLEDPRQLLLAQQHKARGAAIGEMKADGIDYDERMELIEDITWPKPLAELIEPAFETYRAGHPWVSEFSPAPKSVVREMIERSMTFAELISEYELARSEGTVLRYLADGYRALRRTVPESARTEELDDLTEWLGELVRQVDSSLLDEWEQLTDPGAETDAEQLAFGAETVRPISANERAFRVMVRNALFRRVEMAALRRWQALDDLGDGPDWEHDLAPYFAEYGEIGTGPNARGPRLFQLDQRRGFWHVRQVLDDPAGDHGWSVDAIVDLAESDAAGEVVFDEVTVTAG; this is encoded by the coding sequence GTGCAGCTGTCCGACCTCATCCCCGACCGTGTCGTGCCCGACGTCGACGCGGACTGGCTGTACGAAACCTTCGCCGAATGGACCGTCGATCAGGGGCTGACGCTGTATCCGGCGCAGGAGGAGGCGCTGCTCGAGCTGATGACGGGCGCCAACGTCATCCTCGCGACGCCCACCGGATCCGGGAAGTCGATGGTGGCGCTGGGCGCGCACTTCGCCGCCCTCCAGCGCGGGCAGCGCAGCTACTACACGGCGCCCATCAAGGCGCTGGTCAGCGAGAAATTCTTCGCGCTGTGCGAGGTGTTCGGCGCCGACCGGGTGGGCATGGTGACCGGCGACGCCGCCGTGAACCCGACCGCGCCGATCATCTGCGCCACGGCGGAGATCCTGGCCAACCTGGCGCTGCGCGAGGGCGCGGCCGCCGACGTCGGCCAGGTCGTGATGGACGAGTTCCACTTCTACGCCGACCCGGACCGCGGTTGGGCCTGGCAGGTGCCGCTGCTGGAGTTGCCGAAGGCGCAGTTCCTGCTGATGTCGGCGACGCTGGGCGAGGTCGATTTCTTCGCTCGCGACCTCGAGCGCCGCACCGGCCGTGCGACCGCGATCGTCGCGGGCTCGGAACGTCCTGTGCCGCTGACGTTCTCGTACCGGCGCACGCCGATCACCGAAACCCTCGAGGAACTGGTCACCACCCACCAGTCCCCCGTCTACGTCGTGCATTTCACCCAGGCCGCCGCGCTGGAACGGGCGCAGGCGCTGACCAGCGTCAACTTCGCGAGCAAGGACGAGAAGTCCGCGATCGCCGACGCGATCGGCGCGTTCCGGTTCTCCAGCGGCTTCGGCAAGACGCTGTCGCGGCTGATCAGGCACGGTATCGGGGTCCATCACGCCGGCATGCTGCCCAAGTACCGCCGCCTGGTGGAACGCCTCGCCCAGGAGGGGCTGCTGAAGGTCGTGTGCGGCACCGACACCCTCGGCGTCGGCATCAACGTGCCGATCCGCACCGTGCTGCTCACCGGGCTCACCAAGTACGACGGCGTGCGCACCCGGCGGCTCAAGGCCCGCGAGTTCCACCAGATCGCCGGCCGGGCCGGGCGCGCCGGATACGACACCACCGGCACCGTCGTGGTGCAGGCGCCCGAGCACGAGATCGAGAACGCCCGGATGCTCGCCAAGGCCGGCGACGATCCGAAGAAGCAGCGCAGGGTGCAGCGCCGCAAGCCGCCCGAGGGGTTCGTGTCCTGGTCCGAGGACACCTTCGACCGGCTGATCTCCGCGGCGCCCGAACCCATGGTGTCGCGGTTCCGGGTCACCAACGCGCTGCTGCTCAATATCATTGCCCGCCCGGGCAATTGCTTCGACGCGACCCGGCATCTGCTCGAGGACAATCACGAGCCGCGGCCCGCGCAGCGCAAACACATCCTGAAGGCGATCCGGCTGTATCGCGCGCTGCGCGACGCCGGCGTGGTCCAGCAGCTCGACGAGCCGGACGAGTTCGGCCGCCGCGCGCGACTGACCATCAATCTGCAGCGCGACTTCGCCCTCGACCAGCCGCTGTCCCCGTTCGCCCTGGCCGCGCTGGAACTACTTGACACCGAGGCGCCGACTTACACACTGGATGTGGTGTCCATCATCGAGTCCACGCTGGAGGACCCGCGCCAGTTGCTGCTCGCCCAGCAGCACAAGGCGCGCGGCGCGGCCATCGGCGAGATGAAGGCCGACGGCATCGACTACGACGAGCGCATGGAGCTCATCGAGGACATCACCTGGCCGAAACCGCTCGCCGAGCTGATCGAACCGGCCTTCGAGACCTACCGCGCGGGCCATCCCTGGGTATCGGAGTTCAGCCCGGCACCGAAGTCGGTGGTGCGCGAAATGATCGAGCGCTCAATGACTTTCGCCGAGTTGATCAGCGAGTACGAGCTGGCCCGCTCGGAGGGCACGGTGCTGCGCTACCTCGCCGACGGCTATCGCGCGCTGCGCCGCACCGTCCCGGAGTCCGCGCGCACCGAGGAGCTCGACGATCTCACCGAGTGGCTGGGCGAGCTGGTGCGGCAGGTGGATTCGAGCCTGCTCGACGAGTGGGAGCAACTGACCGATCCGGGCGCGGAGACCGACGCCGAACAGCTGGCGTTCGGCGCGGAGACCGTGCGGCCGATCTCGGCCAACGAGCGGGCCTTCCGGGTCATGGTGCGCAATGCCCTGTTCCGCCGCGTCGAGATGGCGGCGCTGCGGCGCTGGCAAGCGCTCGACGATCTGGGCGACGGCCCGGACTGGGAACACGATCTCGCGCCGTACTTCGCCGAATACGGCGAGATCGGCACCGGGCCGAACGCACGCGGACCGCGACTGTTCCAGCTCGACCAGCGCCGCGGCTTCTGGCATGTGCGCCAGGTACTCGACGACCCGGCCGGGGACCACGGCTGGTCCGTCGACGCGATCGTGGATCTGGCCGAATCCGATGCCGCCGGCGAGGTGGTGTTCGACGAGGTCACGGTGACGGCGGGATGA
- a CDS encoding type III PLP-dependent enzyme, producing MFESHAPESPRLVIDLTRVRENHHTLRSALGGPDGGLPTRIRFAVKASPMPEIIRLLASEGAEFDVASIGEIEQCLSLGVDPAVLCYGNPIKKASHIAAAHSAGVRRFAFDTEDDLDRIAEHAPGSEVECRFLASAPQSRTPFGSKFGCAPGEAVRLLVRARDLGLLPVGPYFHVGSQQLDPAAWQIGIEQAGAIAEALAVKDIPVRSVNIGGGLPISYADPAPELSELGAVIAEATARHLPAHTDLVVEPGRALVGSAGVVHAEVVNVRIAPDGRRWVYLDIGRYNGMAETENEYIAYRIETSRDGDPSDEAVIAGPTCDGDDVLYERTRVLLPTTLRAGDPVRILDTGAYTASYSSVSFNGFPPLTVHVIGAERE from the coding sequence TTGTTCGAATCACACGCGCCCGAATCACCTCGTCTCGTCATCGACCTCACCCGGGTGCGCGAGAACCATCACACCCTCCGATCGGCGCTGGGCGGACCGGACGGCGGCCTCCCCACCCGAATTCGGTTCGCGGTCAAGGCATCTCCGATGCCGGAGATCATCCGGCTACTGGCCTCGGAGGGCGCCGAGTTCGACGTCGCCAGCATCGGCGAGATCGAGCAGTGCCTGAGCCTGGGCGTCGACCCGGCCGTGCTGTGCTACGGCAATCCCATCAAGAAGGCGAGCCATATCGCCGCCGCGCACAGCGCGGGAGTGCGCCGGTTCGCCTTCGACACCGAGGACGACCTGGACCGCATCGCCGAACACGCCCCCGGGTCGGAGGTGGAATGCCGCTTCCTGGCCTCGGCGCCGCAGTCGCGCACGCCGTTCGGCAGCAAGTTCGGCTGCGCGCCCGGCGAGGCGGTGCGGCTGCTGGTGCGCGCCCGCGATCTCGGGCTGCTGCCGGTGGGGCCGTATTTCCATGTCGGCTCGCAACAGCTGGATCCGGCGGCGTGGCAGATCGGCATCGAGCAGGCGGGCGCCATCGCGGAAGCGCTGGCGGTCAAGGACATTCCGGTGCGATCGGTGAATATCGGTGGCGGACTGCCGATTTCGTACGCCGATCCGGCACCGGAGCTGTCCGAACTGGGCGCGGTGATCGCCGAGGCGACGGCGCGCCATCTCCCGGCGCACACCGACCTGGTGGTGGAGCCCGGCCGCGCCCTGGTGGGCAGCGCCGGGGTCGTGCACGCCGAGGTCGTCAACGTGCGCATCGCGCCGGACGGGCGGCGCTGGGTATACCTCGATATCGGCCGCTACAACGGCATGGCCGAGACCGAGAACGAGTACATCGCCTACCGGATCGAGACCTCGCGCGACGGCGACCCGTCCGACGAGGCGGTGATCGCCGGTCCGACCTGCGACGGAGACGATGTACTCTACGAACGCACACGGGTCCTCCTTCCGACCACGTTGCGTGCCGGTGATCCCGTTCGGATCCTCGATACCGGTGCTTATACGGCGAGCTATTCGTCGGTGTCCTTCAACGGTTTTCCGCCTTTGACTGTTCATGTCATCGGCGCTGAGCGAGAGTGA